The proteins below come from a single Solea solea chromosome 6, fSolSol10.1, whole genome shotgun sequence genomic window:
- the LOC131461177 gene encoding calglandulin-like — protein sequence MCKNDEAETFSHSALTVVTVFLLTCVCTSSITMVSKLTQEQITEYKGVFEMFDEEGNGDVKTQELERAMSLMGINPTKRELSQMAKDVDTDGKGVFNCGSFLGLMALYHERTKNQDAELRAAFKVFDKEAKGYIDWNTLKYVLTNAGEPLNEIEAEQMMKEADKDGDGTIDYEEFVAMMTGDLFKMS from the exons ATGTGTAAAAATGACGAGGCTGAGACATTCTCTCATTCTGCACTGACCGTCGTCACAGTATTTCTCCTCACTTGTGTTTGTACTAGCAGCATTACAATG GTCAGCAAATTAACACAGGAGCAGATCACAGAGTATAAGGGAGTTTTCGAGATGTTTGACGAAGAGGGGAATGGCGACGTGAAGACACAGGAGCTGGAGAGAGCGATGAGCTTGATGGGAATCAATCCTACAAAGAGAGAGCTCAGCCAGATGGCCAAAGACGTCGACACGGATG GCAAAGGCGTATTTAACTGTGGCAGCTTCCTGGGTCTGATGGCACTGTACCATGAAAGAACCAAGAACCAAGACGCTGAGCTCAGAGCTGCTTTTAAAGTCTTTGATAAAGAAGCCAAGGGATACATTGACTGGAACACACTCAA GTATGTACTGACCAATGCAGGAGAACCGCTGAATGAGATTGAAGCTGAGCAGATGATGAAGGAAGCAGATAAAGATGGAGATGGCACCATTGATTATGAAG AATTTGTGGCCATGATGACTGGGGACTTGTTTAAAATGAGCTGA
- the si:ch211-161c3.5 gene encoding uncharacterized protein C3orf18 homolog, producing MAVTVAKTTTGFVSTSAKTTTIPFLSTGTSTRENITSRATTLMTVTITTNETSFNTTTFPEVVIEGSGMGMVLLPFGIITVIGLAVAIMLYIRKRKRLEKLRHQLMPMYNFDPGEEQDDLLEQELLDHGREGSLTGPNAKTLTTSQGTTQRPSRLVFTDVAKALNA from the exons ATGGCTGTAACTGTGGCTAAGACCACCACAGGTTTTGTCTCCACATCTGCCAAGACCACCACAATCCCTTTCCTCTCAACAGGCACCAGCACCAGAGAAAACATCACCTCCAGAGCAACAACATTAATGACTGTTACTATAACAACAAATGAGACCAGCTTCAACACCACTACATTTCCTGAGGTGGTGATTGAAGGGTCGGGAATGGGAATGGTTCTTCTACCCTTTGGCATCATCACTGTCATTGGCTTAGCAGTGGCAATA ATGCTGTATATCCGGAAACGGAAGCG GCTGGAGAAGCTGAGGCATCAGCTCATGCCCATGTACAATTTTGACCCAGGAGAGGAACAAGATGACCTGCTGGAACAAGAACTACTGGACCACGGCCGGGAAGGCAGCCTCACAGGCCCCAATGCTAAG ACTCTCACGACCTCCCAGGGGACCACGCAGCGGCCCAGTCGCCTTGTCTTCACAGATGTAGCCAAAGCTCTCAATGCCTAA